One Coregonus clupeaformis isolate EN_2021a chromosome 36, ASM2061545v1, whole genome shotgun sequence genomic window, ctccagacgaacagttattgtgctgacgttgcttccagaggcagtttggaactcgaaaGTGAGTGTtggaaccgaggacagacgatttttacccgctgcgtgcttcagcactcggcggtcccattctgtgagcttgtgtggcctaccacttcgctactgagccgttgttgctcctagacgtttccacttcacaataaaagcagttacagttgaccggggcaactatagcagggcagaaatgtgacgaactgacttgttggaaaggtggcatcctatgacagtgccatgttaaaagtcactgagctcttcagtaaggccattctactgccaatgtttggagatggctgtgtgctcgattttatacacctgtcaacaacgggtgaggctgaaataaccgaatccactaattttaaggcgtgtccacacacttttgtatatatagtgtacctatTACAGAATAAATAATAAAAGGAAACACAGGGCTGAACTATCAATTCATATCATTTATTTGCATATATTTAATCATCAAATCAATTGACCAAGTAGTGAACATAAATCATTActacgtagaattgcaggaaattcgtTTTAAAACAGACATAAAATCAAGCTTTTGGTACATAAAATCAAGCTTTTGGTGTGGTGTATTCATGCATCTCAATAAATTGGCAAGGGCATCCGCAAGAGCAGGTCAAGTCTACCACATTTTATTCTAGTCTAAACACGTCAGCTAAGGAGTTTAAAGTAGTGGATATGTTCAGTAGTAAAAACCATTGCAGTTAAGATCATTACCATATGTGCGCGCTCTGAAATGATTGACTGCTATCATCATGCGCGAGAGGCTAACCAACTACCAATGGCctatctagctagccagctaacgtgcTCCTACAGACGGACGGTCCAGGAGTCAATATCTGATATTTTCCACATAACATGGTtaaggttagctagctaaaatgacCGTTGTGAAATTCCGCCCCTCATCAGGTGACGATGAACTCGGCTTGATGGATCACAAACTGGAGCAAAGTCCTCCTGCTAACGTTACCGATGGTGAGCTAGCTAACGCGTTTGGCTAGCTAGTTTGTAGCATGACGCTTGTTGTTTGTTTTAACCAAGGTTTGTTTACAATCTCCAGGGTTATGCAGCAAATCATCGTGACATTGCtgggctagctaacgttagctagccgaTTTCTTGCAAACGTTGGGCTAACAGTTGCTAGCTCGAAGATGGCTAATCTCGTCACAGCCTGGGGCcaatgctcccgagtggcgcagtggtctaaggcactgcatcgcagtgctagctgtgccactagagatcctggttagagttcaggctctgtcgcagccggccgcaaccgggagacccatgggcggcgcacaattggtcaagcgtcgtccaaggtaggggagggtttggccggcagggatgtgggttcgtttcccacggggagccagtatatcgctctggataagagcgtctgctaaatgactaaaatgtaaatgtaaatgtaatgctaatTGACTAGCTAGTATAGGGGGAAGTGTCTAGTAGTGAATAAGATTaggagatagctagctagctagctaacagaacAACATCACATAGCTACTTTGACAAGATTATTGTTTTCGGTTGCTTTCAGGAATAGACATCGTTGAATGGGGTGTTAGGAAAGCTCAACATGCAGTGGCTGTTGTACTAATGAAGAGTAAACCTCCCGGGAGAAGTGGTCGACAGCAACCGGAACATTTGGCCAGTAAACTGAGGAGCCAGGATGAGGCCTGGAAAACCAAAGCCCAGGGCCTTCAGGAGGAAGTGCTTAGACTGCGACAAGAGTTCCTACTCACCCAGATGCTCTCAAAGAACACCAGTGGAGCAGGTGCTGGTGGGTCTCATTCATCCATCCTCTCCCCCTGCTAGCTAACCACCTCTCCCCCAAGTGTGACTTATAGTACACCTCATAATATTAAAAGAATGTGTCACCAAGATTGGTCAATCACATATACAATACAGTAGGCCCACTGTACTTTAGAGCTGCTGGATAGGCCCAGAGCCACAGTGGCTCTACAGCCGTGTACTGCCACGGTAAATAGCCTCCCTCCAGTTTATTATTTTGTTCAATTGATGAACAGCCTGATTCATGCTCATTAAATGTAGCTCATTTTCAGTTAGTAAAGGACTGCTCTGCATGGATGGTAATTGGATTACAATGTCTACATGAGGAGTGGAGAAGCTGCTGTTTTCAGAGCCTAGCTATTAGCCGGGTGTATTATTGAACTGAAGGAGCATTGTGGCTAATGTATCTAGCTCACTAATGAGGTTATGGACACACAAGGTTGTTTTGGAAAGAAGGCCCCTCGTCCTTTGACGTGCTATGAAATTACACAAGGTGACAGTGGATTGCTATAAAGGTGAGAGAGACATGATTGAATGAGGTTTAATAACAAAGCTAATTGGGTGACAACCAATAATGTTGTAGATACAATGCTTCATTCAGTGTCACAGAATATAATGAGGCTGACAATGATCCTAATAAGATCATGTCTGTCTGACTTGGTGCAACCTGCAGGAGATGGTTTCATGGGCCTGCTCTCAGGACCTCGTGGAGCCAGGCTCGTTGAAAGACCAGCTCAACTCAGATATAGACTCCGGCTGTGGGACAGAAAACAACAAAGAGACACTGCGACCCGCTCAAGACTCTGCAGAACCACCCAGTGCCCAGCTAGCCTTTCCACCTGTCACCACCACGGCTCCCCAGATCCCATTCTCCAGTCTGTGTAAGTCAGGCCCTCTGGGAAAGGCCATGCTGCTCCTCATGCAGTTCTTCCAAAGCCTGTGTGGGGCGAACAGGGTGGAGGGGGAGGCGATGGGAGCAGAGGCTGGAGGGCTTAGCCTGGACAGGGACGGGGACAGGTTGGTGGTGGCAGACTCAGTGTGCCAGCTACTGTCCTGTATGGTGGCAGCTAGTAGGGACGCCAGGCCCCTGCCCGCTCACTCACTGCTCCTGCAGGCAGCTCAGGCAATGGACCACTGGGCCTCCCACAGACAGCCCTCCCTGCAGTTTGTGGCACACATGGAAGATGCCCTGAAAGAGCTCACTGAGATGATAGTACGCAATGACCAGCTCAACAGAGTAAGAAAACATAGTGCATAGCATATCATAGTGAATTCATGAGAATATATGTTATAGTgtgatacagtatgtgtgtaggTGTTTGAAATGCATTATTCATATTCTAAAACTGTAGGCCTATATTGTTTCTATTCCAAATCATTTTAATCTCAATGTGGATGATCATTGAATGACGAAATGTAACATCAAGTTGACCTGAGATTGATAAATTCAGTCCAGAATCAGAGCCAATATGTATCATTACCCTCAGAGAGAAATGACGGTCATCAAGTGGCATTGAAGTTTATAGGTGCTTATATCGCCAGCTGTTAACCTTCATTCAAAGCCAACTGAGGCTGTAACTGATGAAATGGCCTTTGCTTTGACCCAGGACACTAAAATCTAATGATCCACACACAGTTTATAGACAGCCATAATTTGGCCCACTGGGATATTGAGGGGAGAATGGTGAGGTTGGTAGAATGCCTCTGATATTCATTCTTTATATAAGTTTATAAGATAAATGCATTTTTCTATTTTGACATAACAGTAATGTATAACTCCTCCCAGACTGGTGATAATGTAGGAGGAAGTAAAGAAGTACATGGAGAACAAGTGAGATATGAGATAATAAATGGGGAACAGGCCTGGCATTTTAAACAGCACCCCACCCCACCCGCTGTGTGTAATGACTCATGCGTTATGACTGGCAGTACCAATACTTATTAGCTTCTGAGGGGACAGACAATCACCTTAGTGTCAACAGGCTTAAATAAAGGCTGTCACACTTGAGTTGTGAAGGGCGTGTTGTCCCTTTCTAAATGAAGATTAATAGGTGGGAGGATATATagtgccctccgtaattattgggacagtgaccattttctgttttgttttggctctgtactccagcactttggatttgaaatgatgcaatgattatgaggttaaagtgcagactgtcagctttaatttgagggtattcatCCATATctggtgaaccatttagaaattacagcactttttgtacatagtccccccattttaggggaccaaaattaTTGGGataaattcacttatatgtgtagtcaaaagtgtagtatttggtcccatatttctagcacgcaatgatgcatttgctgtttgttttggttgtgttccaGATTATTTTGTGGCtagtagaaatgaatggtaaataatgtattgtgtcattttggagtcactgttattgtaaataagaataaaatactgtaccagtcaaagtttggacatacctactcattcaagggtttttctttattttttatattttctacattgtagaataatagtgaagacatcaaaactatgaaataacacatggaatcatgtagtaaccaaaaaaagtattaagcaaatcaaaatatattttctattttagattcttcaaagtagccaccctttgccttgatgacaactttgcacactcttggcattctgtcaaccagcttcatgaggaatgcttttccaacagtcttgaaggagttcccacatatgctgagcacttgttggctgcttttccttcactctgcggtccaactcatcccataccatctcaattgggttgaggttgggtgattgtggaggccaggtcatctgatgcagcactccatcactctccttcttggtcaaatagcccttacacagcctggtggtgtgttttgggtcattgtcctgttgaaaaacaaatgatagtcccactaagcgcaaaccagatgggatggcgtatcgctgcagaatggtgtgggagccatgctggttaagtgtgccttgaattctaaataaatcacagacagtgtcaccagcaaagcaccatcacacctcctccatgcttcacggtgggaaccacacatgcagagatcatccgttcacctactctgcatttatttgggttgcaatctgaggtgcagttaattgccgatttctgaggctggacctatcctctgcagcagaggtaactctgggttttcctttcctgtggcggtcctcatgagagccagtttcatcatagcgcttaatggtttttgcgactgcacttgaagaagctttcaaagttcttgacattttccagattgactgaccttcatgtcttaaagtaatgatggactgtcgtttctctttgcttatttgagctgttcttaccgtaatatggacttggtattttaccaaatagggctatcttctgtataccacgcctaccttgtcacaatacaactaattggctcaaatgcattaagcaaatgccttaagaaggaaatacagtgagggaaaaaagtatttgatcccctgctgattttgtacgtttgaccactgacaaagaaatgatcagtctatgattttaatggtaggtttatttgaacagtaagagacagaataacaacaaaaaatccagaaaaacgcatgtcaaaaatgttatgaattgatttgcattttaatgagggaaataagtatttgaccccatctcaatcagaaagatttctggctcccaggtgtcttttatacaggtaacgagctgaaattaggagcacactcttaaagggagtgctcccaatctcagcttgttacctgtataaaagacacctgtccacagaagcaatcaatcaatcagattccaaactctccaccatggccaagaccaaagagctctccaaggatgtcagggacaagattgtagacctacacaaggctggaatgggctacaagaccatcgccaagctgcttggtgagaaggtgacaacagttggtgtgattattcgcaaatggaagaaacacaaaagacctgtcaatctccctcggcctggagctccatgcaagatctcacctcgtggagttgcaatgatcatgagaacggtgaggaatcagcccagaactacacgggaggatcttgtcaatgatctcaaggcag contains:
- the LOC121552624 gene encoding meiosis-specific protein MEI4-like, with the protein product MTVVKFRPSSGDDELGLMDHKLEQSPPANVTDGIDIVEWGVRKAQHAVAVVLMKSKPPGRSGRQQPEHLASKLRSQDEAWKTKAQGLQEEVLRLRQEFLLTQMLSKNTSGAGAGGSHSSILSPYHVCLTWCNLQEMVSWACSQDLVEPGSLKDQLNSDIDSGCGTENNKETLRPAQDSAEPPSAQLAFPPVTTTAPQIPFSSLCKSGPLGKAMLLLMQFFQSLCGANRVEGEAMGAEAGGLSLDRDGDRLVVADSVCQLLSCMVAASRDARPLPAHSLLLQAAQAMDHWASHRQPSLQFVAHMEDALKELTEMIVRNDQLNRVRKHSAYCLWFQVEERLTECLILLGGSSLLRSLLIRHVLSEINRLAKHLWITCQVNADGTELLLRAKLKDREG